One part of the Arabidopsis thaliana chromosome 4, partial sequence genome encodes these proteins:
- a CDS encoding transferring glycosyl group transferase (DUF604) (Protein of unknown function (DUF604); CONTAINS InterPro DOMAIN/s: Protein of unknown function DUF604 (InterPro:IPR006740); BEST Arabidopsis thaliana protein match is: Protein of unknown function (DUF604) (TAIR:AT4G23490.1); Has 35333 Blast hits to 34131 proteins in 2444 species: Archae - 798; Bacteria - 22429; Metazoa - 974; Fungi - 991; Plants - 531; Viruses - 0; Other Eukaryotes - 9610 (source: NCBI BLink).), with amino-acid sequence MKGNQKDSSEKPIWDRSSSGISMTRPGRLIIWLILFISVTYIIYTLKIVSTTHPCEDLTSESILQQRPEKKAVTVTVKAVPAEQEATDLNHVVFGIAASSKLWKQRKEYIKIWYKPKKMRGYVWLDEEVKIKSETGDQESLPSVRISGDTSSFPYTNKQGHRSAIRISRIVSETLMSLDSESKKNVRWFVMGDDDTVFVTDNLIRVLRKYDHEQMYYIGSLSESHLQNIIFSYGMAYGGGGFAISYPLAVALSKMQDQCIQRYPALYGSDDRMQACMAELGVPLTKEIGFHQVSKVLFGFGYFCEMGFCLDWFDYK; translated from the coding sequence ATGAAAGGAAACCAAAAAGACTCATCGGAGAAACCCATATGGGATCGGAGCTCATCGGGTATATCCATGACCCGACCCGGTCGATTAATAATCTGGCtcatcctcttcatctccGTCACTTACATCATCTACACTCTCAAGATCGTCTCCACTACACACCCTTGCGAAGATCTAACCTCCGAGTCAATTCTCCAACAAAGACCGGAGAAAAAAGCGGTTACAGTAACGGTTAAGGCGGTTCCGGCGGAGCAAGAAGCAACGGATCTAAACCATGTGGTTTTCGGTATTGCTGCGTCGTCGAAGCTATGGAAACAAAGGAAAGAGTATATCAAGATTTGGTATAAGCCAAAGAAAATGAGAGGCTACGTGTGGTTAGACGAAGAGGTAAAGATAAAATCCGAAACCGGAGATCAAGAAAGTCTCCCGTCGGTGAGAATCTCCGGTGATACGTCGTCGTTTCCTTATACTAACAAACAAGGACACCGATCAGCGATTAGGATCTCGAGGATTGTTTCGGAAACGTTGATGAGTCTTGATTCTGAGTCGAAGAAGAACGTGAGGTGGTTCGTGATGGGTGATGATGATACGGTTTTTGTAACGGATAatttaattagggttttgaggaAGTATGATCATGAACAGATGTATTATATAGGGAGCTTGTCGGAATCTCATTTGCAGaacattattttctcttatggAATGGCTTATGGTGGAGGAGGTTTTGCGATTAGTTATCCATTGGCTGTGGCTTTGAGTAAGATGCAAGATCAGTGTATTCAGAGGTATCCGGCTTTGTATGGTTCTGATGATCGGATGCAAGCTTGTATGGCTGAGCTTGGTGTTCCATTGACTAAAGAGATCGGTTTTCACCAAGTAagtaaagttttgtttggatttggttatttttgtgaaatggGATTTTGCTTAGATTGGTTTGattataaatga
- a CDS encoding Papain family cysteine protease (Papain family cysteine protease; FUNCTIONS IN: cysteine-type peptidase activity, cysteine-type endopeptidase activity; INVOLVED IN: proteolysis, N-terminal protein myristoylation; LOCATED IN: cell wall; CONTAINS InterPro DOMAIN/s: Peptidase C1A, papain (InterPro:IPR013128), Proteinase inhibitor I29, cathepsin propeptide (InterPro:IPR013201), Peptidase C1A, papain C-terminal (InterPro:IPR000668), Peptidase, cysteine peptidase active site (InterPro:IPR000169); BEST Arabidopsis thaliana protein match is: Papain family cysteine protease (TAIR:AT4G11320.1); Has 30201 Blast hits to 17322 proteins in 780 species: Archae - 12; Bacteria - 1396; Metazoa - 17338; Fungi - 3422; Plants - 5037; Viruses - 0; Other Eukaryotes - 2996 (source: NCBI BLink).) encodes MGSAKSAMLILLVAMVIASCATAIDMSVVSYDDNNRLHSVFDAEASLIFESWMVKHGKVYGSVAEKERRLTIFEDNLRFINNRNAENLSYRLGLTGFADLSLHEYKEVCHGADPRPPRNHVFMTSSDRYKTSADDVLPKSVDWRNEGAVTEVKDQGHCRSCWAFSTVGAVEGLNKIVTGELVTLSEQDLINCNKENNGCGGGKLETAYEFIMKNGGLGTDNDYPYKAVNGVCDGRLKENNKNVMIDGYENLPANDESALMKAVAHQPVTAVIDSSSREFQLYESGVFDGSCGTNLNHGVVVVGYGTENGRDYWLVKNSRGITWGEAGYMKMARNIANPRGLCGIAMRASYPLKNSFSTDKSSIA; translated from the exons ATGGGTAGTGCAAAATCAGCCATGCTGATCCTCTTAGTAGCAATGGTCATCGCATCATGTGCCACGGCCATTGATATGTCCGTGGTTTCCTACGACGATAACAACCGTCTCCATAGCGTTTTCGATGCTGAGGCCTCGTTAATCTTCGAGTCATGGATGGTCAAACATGGGAAAGTGTACGGGTCCGTTGCCGAGAAGGAACGGCGTTTGACGATTTTTGAGGACAACCTCCGTTTTATCAATAACCGGAACGCTGAGAATCTCAGTTATCGGCTTGGTTTGACCGGGTTTGCGGATTTATCTCTTCATGAGTATAAAGAAGTTTGCCACGGGGCTGATCCAAGACCTCCTAGGAACCACGTCTTTATGACTAGTAGCGACCGATACAAGACTAGTGCTGATGATGTGCTTCCTAAGTCAGTTGATTGGAGAAACGAAGGAGCAGTGACTGAAGTCAAAGATCAAGGCCATTGCA GGAGTTGTTGGGCTTTCTCGACTGTGGGAGCAGTGGAAGGCTTAAACAAGATCGTGACGGGAGAGTTAGTCACTTTGTCTGAGCAAGATTTGATCAAttgtaacaaagaaaacaatggtTGCGGAGGAGGCAAACTCGAGACTGCCTATGAGTTCATCATGAAAAATGGTGGTCTTGGTACCGACAACGATTATCCTTACAAAGCTGTTAACGGAGTCTGTGATGGCCGCCTCAAG GAAAACAACAAGAATGTTATGATTGATGGGTATGAAAATTTGCCCGCAAACGACGAATCTGCTCTCATGAAAGCGGTTGCTCACCAGCCTGTGACTGCCGTTATCGATTCCAGTAGCCGAGAGTTTCAGCTTTATGAATCG GGAGTGTTTGATGGCTCGTGTGGAACAAACCTAAACCATGGAGTTGTTGTGGTCGGGTATGGAACTGAGAATGGTCGTGACTACTGGCTCGTGAAAAACTCTAGGGGCATTACATGGGGAGAAGCTGGCTACATGAAGATGGCTCGAAACATTGCCAATCCAAGAGGCTTATGTGGCATTGCAATGCGAGCTTCATACCCTCTAAAGAACTCCTTTTCTACCGATAAAAGCTCCATCGCCTAA
- the MPK5 gene encoding MAP kinase 5 (MAP kinase 5 (MPK5); CONTAINS InterPro DOMAIN/s: Protein kinase, ATP binding site (InterPro:IPR017441), JNK MAP kinase (InterPro:IPR008351), Serine/threonine-protein kinase domain (InterPro:IPR002290), Serine/threonine-protein kinase-like domain (InterPro:IPR017442), Protein kinase-like domain (InterPro:IPR011009), Serine/threonine-protein kinase, active site (InterPro:IPR008271), MAP kinase, conserved site (InterPro:IPR003527), Protein kinase, catalytic domain (InterPro:IPR000719); BEST Arabidopsis thaliana protein match is: MAP kinase 4 (TAIR:AT4G01370.1); Has 126445 Blast hits to 124887 proteins in 4831 species: Archae - 118; Bacteria - 13666; Metazoa - 48018; Fungi - 12607; Plants - 30504; Viruses - 585; Other Eukaryotes - 20947 (source: NCBI BLink).), whose translation MAKEIESATDLGDTNIKGVLVHGGRYFQYNVYGNLFEVSNKYVPPIRPIGRGAYGFVCAAVDSETHEEIAIKKIGKAFDNKVDAKRTLREIKLLRHLEHENVVVIKDIIRPPKKEDFVDVYIVFELMDTDLHQIIRSNQSLNDDHCQYFLYQILRGLKYIHSANVLHRDLKPSNLLLNSNCDLKITDFGLARTTSETEYMTEYVVTRWYRAPELLLNSSEYTSAIDVWSVGCIFAEIMTREPLFPGKDYVHQLKLITELIGSPDGASLEFLRSANARKYVKELPKFPRQNFSARFPSMNSTAIDLLEKMLVFDPVKRITVEEALCYPYLSALHDLNDEPVCSNHFSFHFEDPSSTEEEIKELVWLESVKFNPLPSI comes from the exons atggcGAAGGAAATTGAATCAGCGACAGATTTAGGTGATACTAACATCAAAGGAGTTCTTGTTCATGGAGGAAGATATTTTCAATACAATGTTTATGGAAACTTGTTTGAAGTTTCTAATAAGTATGTTCCTCCTATTCGACCTATTGGTAGAGGAGCTTACGGTTTTGTCTG TGCTGCAGTAGATTCGGAGACACACGAAGAGATTGCGATAAAGAAGATAGGTAAAGCCTTTGATAATAAAGTAGATGCAAAGAGAACATTGAGAGAGATTAAGCTACTTCGTCATTTAGAACACGAGAAC GTTGTTGTTATAAAAGATATCATTAGACCACCAAAGAAGGAAGATTTCGTTGatgtttatatagtttttgagTTAATGGATACTGATCTTCATCAGATTATTCGATCAAACCAATCTTTGAATGATGATCATTGTCAG tACTTCTTGTATCAGATTCTACGAGGACTCAAATATATTCATTCAGCAAATGTTTTACATCGTGACCTTAAGCCGAGTAATTTGCTTTTGAATTCGAATTGCGATCTTAAGATTACTGACTTTGGTTTGGCAAGGACTACATCAGAAACAGAGTATATGACAGAGTATGTTGTAACACGATGGTACAGAGCACCAGAGCTGCTTCTTAATAGTTCTGAGTATACATCTGCTATTGATGTATGGTCTGTTGGTTGCATATTTGCTGAGATTATGACAAGGGAACCGCTTTTCCCGGGGAAGGATTACGTTCATCAGCTTAAACTTATCACTGAG TTGATAGGATCACCTGATGGAGCGAGTCTAGAGTTTCTCAGAAGCGCGAACGCGAGAAAATATGTTAAGGAGCTACCTAAGTTCCCAAGACAAAACTTTTCAGCTAGGTTTCCTAGTATGAATTCTACAGCTATCGATCTACTAGAGAAAATGCTCGTGTTTGATCCAGTAAAACGTATCACGG TTGAGGAAGCACTGTGTTATCCTTACTTGTCAGCTCTTCACGACCTTAACGACGAGCCTGTTTGTTCCAACCATTTCAGTTTCCATTTTGAGGATCCGTCTTCCActgaagaagagataaagGAGCTTGTGTGGCTCGAATCTGTGAAGTTCAATCCTCTGCCGAgcatttaa
- the RHA1B gene encoding RING-H2 finger A1B (RING-H2 finger A1B (RHA1B); FUNCTIONS IN: zinc ion binding; INVOLVED IN: response to cadmium ion, response to chitin; EXPRESSED IN: 23 plant structures; EXPRESSED DURING: 13 growth stages; CONTAINS InterPro DOMAIN/s: Zinc finger, RING-type (InterPro:IPR001841), Zinc finger, C3HC4 RING-type (InterPro:IPR018957); BEST Arabidopsis thaliana protein match is: RING-H2 finger A1A (TAIR:AT4G11370.1); Has 7546 Blast hits to 7528 proteins in 261 species: Archae - 0; Bacteria - 0; Metazoa - 1890; Fungi - 589; Plants - 4122; Viruses - 19; Other Eukaryotes - 926 (source: NCBI BLink).): MGLPTDFKELQIPGYVLKTLYVIGFFRDMVDALCPYIGLPSFLDHNETSRSDPTRLALSTSATLANELIPVVRFSDLLTDPEDCCTVCLSDFVSDDKIRQLPKCGHVFHHRCLDRWIVDCNKITCPICRNRFLPEEKSTPFDWGTSDWFRDEVESTN, translated from the coding sequence ATGGGTCTTCCAACAGATTTCAAAGAGCTTCAGATTCCAGGTTACGTACTAAAAACACTTTACGTCATCGGTTTCTTTAGAGACATGGTCGATGCTCTTTGTCCTTACATCGGTCTACCAAGTTTTCTTGACCACAACGAGACCTCTCGATCCGACCCGACCCGACTCGCTCTCTCCACGTCAGCAACTCTTGCCAACGAGTTAATCCCGGTGGTTCGTTTCTCCGATCTTTTAACCGATCCGGAAGATTGCTGCACGGTTTGCTTATCCGATTTTGTATCCGACGATAAGATTAGACAGCTGCCGAAGTGTGGACACGTGTTTCATCATCGTTGTTTAGACCGTTGGATCGTTGACTGTAATAAGATAACGTGCCCGATTTGTCGGAACCGGTTCTTACCGGAGGAAAAGTCCACGCCGTTTGATTGGGGTACTTCAGATTGGTTTAGAGATGAAGTGGAGAGTACCAACTAA
- a CDS encoding Disease resistance protein (TIR-NBS-LRR class) family (Disease resistance protein (TIR-NBS-LRR class) family; FUNCTIONS IN: transmembrane receptor activity; INVOLVED IN: signal transduction, defense response, innate immune response; LOCATED IN: intrinsic to membrane; EXPRESSED IN: stem; CONTAINS InterPro DOMAIN/s: Toll-Interleukin receptor (InterPro:IPR000157); BEST Arabidopsis thaliana protein match is: Disease resistance protein (TIR-NBS-LRR class) family (TAIR:AT5G45000.1); Has 1603 Blast hits to 1489 proteins in 46 species: Archae - 0; Bacteria - 0; Metazoa - 4; Fungi - 0; Plants - 1599; Viruses - 0; Other Eukaryotes - 0 (source: NCBI BLink).) has protein sequence MNLLERRQLCDSCEGSDSCEIDGHVGKETTPKLFNRARILGSVLNGLLPCTIILLTIDANFGPMIANLRRARFRVILVKSIRSRAFKLEPDSRNPYPPWDFEGLEHNFYEMFATISQLIPFEFSLYMIHQHAVESIFLNDADDDEWVMIIITHYHLDLDKTEMIECKAVAAIRDLICPRLGIIRSSSEGAVEIHIMVLLVEAAWFLESLTEKVLAVKGRAPPQHQVFVSFRGSDVRYNFFSFLKDALIKNGINVVTDEDAPRGKPIDENLLKLIKDSRIAVVIFSENYPESTWCLDELVEIEKQMDLKMLDSCPIFFEVETCHVKLQVARSTFNYNLLQLEHDERKKARQISKKAWEDAEKRFEGWRKALISVASRLGLTYKKGSNQATFVNEIVEKVKAMLDNVSSSHITPQHQVYISFRSREIRNKFSSLLRAALRRSGINVLLDDENITRIESRDEVDRLFCRVSRVKDRTSVHYQNLQELDVVLEETAGDE, from the exons ATGAACCTGTTGGAGAGAAGGCAGCTCTGCGACAGTTGTGAAGGCAGCGATAGTTGTGAAATTGATGGACATGTTGGTAAAGAAACAACACCAAAACTCTTCAACAGGGCAAGAATTCTAGGTAGTGTTTTGAATGGATTACTACCCTGTACCATAATCCTTTTAACTATCGATGCCAATTTTGGACCTATGATAGCAAATTTAAGAAGGGCAAGGTTTAGAGTCATTCTTGTGAAGTCGATCAGGTCAAGAGCCTTTAAACTTGAACCTGATTCTCGTAATCCTTATCCTCCTTGGGATTTTGAGGGACTTGAACATAATTTTTATGAGATGTTTGCCACAATATCGCAATTAATAccatttgaattttctttgtatatgaTACATCAACATGCTGTAGAATccatatttttaaatg atgctgatgatgatgaatgggtgatgatcatcatcacgCATTATCATCTAGACCTAGACAAAACCGAAATGATAGAGTGCAAAGCGGTTGCAGCGATCCGCGATTTGATCTGCCCGCGTCTTGGAATCATCCGAAGTTCTTCAGA AGGAGCGGTAGAGATACATATTATGGTGTTGCTAGTGGAAGCTGCTTGGTTTCTTGAGTCGCTGACAG AGAAGGTATTGGCCGTGAAGGGCAGAGCTCCGCCCCAACATCAAGTGTTTGTAAGTTTCCGAGGCAGCGACGTTCGCTATAACTTCTTCAGCTTTCTTAAAGACGCATTGATAAAGAATGGTATCAACGTGGTAACGGACGAGGACGCACCTAGGGGAAAACCAATCGATGAGAATCTTTTGAAGCTTATAAAAGACTCGAGGATCGCTGTCGTGATCTTCTCGGAAAACTATCCGGAGTCCACTTGGTGCTTAGACGAGTTGGTGGAGATCGAGAAACAAATGGATCTTAAGATGCTTGATTCTTGTCCTATCTTTTTTGAGGTTGAGACTTGTCACGTTAAACTTCAGGTCGCAAGAAGTACTTTCAACTACAATCTACTGCAGTTGGAGCACGATGAGCGGAAGAAAGCTAGGCAGATTAGTAAGAAGGCTTGGGAGGATGCAGAGAAGAGATTCGAAGGATGGAGAAAAGCTTTGATTTCGGTCGCGTCTCGCTTGGGCTTAACATATAAGAAGGGgag CAACCAAGCAACCTTCGTAAATGAAATCGTCGAGAAGGTTAAGGCAATGCTTGACAACGTTTCCTCATCACAC ATTACGCCGCAACATCAAGTTTACATAAGTTTTCGGAGTCGAGAGATCCGCAACAAGTTCTCCAGCCTTCTTAGAGCCGCGTTACGAAGGAGTGGGATCAACGTCCTTCTAGATGATGAAAATATCACTCGAATAGAGTCAAGAGACGAAGTTGATAGACTTTTTTGTCGAGTTTCGAGAGTGAAGGATCGAACTAGTGTTCATTACCAAAATTTGCAAGAGCTCGACGTAGTGCTTGAAGAAACTGCTGGAGATGAATAA
- a CDS encoding transferring glycosyl group transferase (DUF604) (Protein of unknown function (DUF604); CONTAINS InterPro DOMAIN/s: Protein of unknown function DUF604 (InterPro:IPR006740); BEST Arabidopsis thaliana protein match is: Protein of unknown function (DUF604) (TAIR:AT4G23490.1); Has 568 Blast hits to 557 proteins in 86 species: Archae - 0; Bacteria - 0; Metazoa - 99; Fungi - 181; Plants - 281; Viruses - 0; Other Eukaryotes - 7 (source: NCBI BLink).) has translation MKGNQKDSSEKPIWDRSSSGISMTRPGRLIIWLILFISVTYIIYTLKIVSTTHPCEDLTSESILQQRPEKKAVTVTVKAVPAEQEATDLNHVVFGIAASSKLWKQRKEYIKIWYKPKKMRGYVWLDEEVKIKSETGDQESLPSVRISGDTSSFPYTNKQGHRSAIRISRIVSETLMSLDSESKKNVRWFVMGDDDTVFVTDNLIRVLRKYDHEQMYYIGSLSESHLQNIIFSYGMAYGGGGFAISYPLAVALSKMQDQCIQRYPALYGSDDRMQACMAELGVPLTKEIGFHQYDVHGNLFGLLAAHPITPFVSMHHLDVVEPIFPNMTRVRAIKKLTTPMKIDSAALLQQSICYDKHKSWTISVSWGFAVQVFRGSFSPREMEMPSRTFLNWYKRADYTAYAFNTRPVSRNHCQKPFVFHMSSAKFDPQLNTTVSEYTRHRVPQPACRWDMANPEEINTIVVYKKPDPHLWNRSPRRNCCRVLQTKRNNTLWINVGVCRAGEVTEVK, from the exons ATGAAAGGAAACCAAAAAGACTCATCGGAGAAACCCATATGGGATCGGAGCTCATCGGGTATATCCATGACCCGACCCGGTCGATTAATAATCTGGCtcatcctcttcatctccGTCACTTACATCATCTACACTCTCAAGATCGTCTCCACTACACACCCTTGCGAAGATCTAACCTCCGAGTCAATTCTCCAACAAAGACCGGAGAAAAAAGCGGTTACAGTAACGGTTAAGGCGGTTCCGGCGGAGCAAGAAGCAACGGATCTAAACCATGTGGTTTTCGGTATTGCTGCGTCGTCGAAGCTATGGAAACAAAGGAAAGAGTATATCAAGATTTGGTATAAGCCAAAGAAAATGAGAGGCTACGTGTGGTTAGACGAAGAGGTAAAGATAAAATCCGAAACCGGAGATCAAGAAAGTCTCCCGTCGGTGAGAATCTCCGGTGATACGTCGTCGTTTCCTTATACTAACAAACAAGGACACCGATCAGCGATTAGGATCTCGAGGATTGTTTCGGAAACGTTGATGAGTCTTGATTCTGAGTCGAAGAAGAACGTGAGGTGGTTCGTGATGGGTGATGATGATACGGTTTTTGTAACGGATAatttaattagggttttgaggaAGTATGATCATGAACAGATGTATTATATAGGGAGCTTGTCGGAATCTCATTTGCAGaacattattttctcttatggAATGGCTTATGGTGGAGGAGGTTTTGCGATTAGTTATCCATTGGCTGTGGCTTTGAGTAAGATGCAAGATCAGTGTATTCAGAGGTATCCGGCTTTGTATGGTTCTGATGATCGGATGCAAGCTTGTATGGCTGAGCTTGGTGTTCCATTGACTAAAGAGATCGGTTTTCACCAA TACGACGTTCATGGGAATCTCTTCGGCCTCCTAGCTGCCCATCCGATAACACCGTTTGTATCGATGCACCATCTTGATGTTGTGGAACCGATTTTTCCAAACATGACTCGTGTTCGCGCTATCAAGAAACTAACCACACCGATGAAGATTGATTCGGCTGCGCTTCTCCAACAATCAATATGCTATGACAAACACAAAAGCTGGACTATTTCAGTCTCGTGGGGATTTGCGGTCCAGGTGTTCCGTGGATCATTCTCTCCCCGGGAAATGGAAATGCCATCTAGAACTTTCTTGAATTGGTACAAAAGAGCGGATTACACCGCCTACGCATTCAATACTAGGCCCGTGAGTCGCAATCATTGCCAAAAACCGTTTGTTTTTCACATGTCGAGTGCAAAATTTGACCCGCAGTTGAACACGACGGTTAGCGAATACACGAGACATCGGGTTCCGCAACCGGCTTGTCGATGGGATATGGCTAACCCAGAGGAGATCAACACTATAGTCGTCTACAAAAAACCCGATCCTCACCTATGGAACAGA TCACCTAGAAGAAACTGTTGCAGAGTATTACAAACAAAGAGGAATAATACATTATGGATCAATGTTGGTGTATGTAGAGCAGGTGAAGTCACTGAAGTAAAgtaa
- a CDS encoding Papain family cysteine protease: MGYAKSAMLIFLLALVIASCATAMDMSVVSSNDNHHVTAGPGRRQGIFDAEATLMFESWMVKHGKVYDSVAEKERRLTIFEDNLRFITNRNAENLSYRLGLNRFADLSLHEYGEICHGADPRPPRNHVFMTSSNRYKTSDGDVLPKSVDWRNEGAVTEVKDQGLCRSCWAFSTVGAVEGLNKIVTGELVTLSEQDLINCNKENNGCGGGKVETAYEFIMNNGGLGTDNDYPYKALNGVCEGRLKEDNKNVMIDGYENLPANDEAALMKAVAHQPVTAVVDSSSREFQLYESGVFDGTCGTNLNHGVVVVGYGTENGRDYWIVKNSRGDTWGEAGYMKMARNIANPRGLCGIAMRASYPLKNSFSTDKVSVA, from the exons ATGGGTTATGCTAAATCAGCCATGCTGATCTTCTTACTAGCATTGGTCATCGCATCTTGTGCCACGGCCATGGACATGTCCGTTGTTTCCTCCAACGATAACCACCACGTGACCGCCGGTCCCGGCCGCCGTCAGGGTATTTTCGACGCTGAAGCCACCTTGATGTTCGAGTCATGGATGGTCAAACATGGGAAAGTGTACGACTCCGTTGCCGAGAAGGAACGGCGTTTAACTATTTTTGAGGACAACCTCCGTTTTATCACTAACCGGAACGCTGAGAATCTCAGTTACCGGCTTGGTTTGAATCGGTTTGCGGATTTATCTCTCCATGAATACGGAGAAATTTGCCATGGGGCTGATCCAAGACCTCCTAGGAACCACGTCTTCATGACTAGCAGCAACCGATACAAGACTAGTGATGGTGATGTTCTTCCTAAGTCCGTTGACTGGAGAAACGAAGGCGCAGTGACTGAAGTCAAAGATCAAGGCCTTTGCA GGAGTTGTTGGGCTTTCTCCACTGTGGGAGCAGTGGAAGGCTTAAACAAGATTGTGACTGGAGAGCTAGTAACTTTGTCTGAGCAAGATTTGATCAAttgtaacaaagaaaacaatggtTGCGGAGGAGGCAAAGTCGAGACAGCCTATGAGTTCATCATGAACAATGGTGGTCTTGGTACCGACAACGATTATCCTTACAAAGCTCTCAATGGAGTCTGCGAAGGCCGCCTCAAG GAAGACAACAAGAATGTTATGATTGATGGGTATGAGAATTTGCCTGCAAACGATGAAGCCGCTCTCATGAAAGCGGTTGCTCACCAGCCTGTGACTGCCGTTGTCGATTCCAGCAGCCGAGAGTTTCAGCTTTATGAATCg gGAGTGTTTGACGGAACTTGCGGAACAAACCTAAACCATGGTGTTGTTGTGGTCGGGTATGGAACCGAGAATGGTCGTGACTACTGGATTGTGAAAAACTCGAGGGGCGACACATGGGGGGAGGCTGGCTACATGAAGATGGCTCGCAACATTGCCAATCCAAGAGGCCTATGTGGCATCGCAATGCGAGCTTCATACCCTCTCAAGAACTCGTTTTCTACGGATAAAGTTTCGGTTGCCTAA